From Kiritimatiellales bacterium, a single genomic window includes:
- the rimO gene encoding 30S ribosomal protein S12 methylthiotransferase RimO, with amino-acid sequence MPKNKNLSLHHSNILTVSLISLGCAKNTVDSELILGRFVESGWLIAEEPADADICLVNTCGFIQDARAEAAGVLNEMRALKNTGKLRAVVALGCLVKRAADAPELAGFLAGADAQVPFSGYSRLPEFCAELLGNAGAGIPAESYSEFLLQPRLRIGSPHTAYLKISEGCSNPCRFCSIPKIRGRQISRPMDDIMNEARALIDAGAVELNFIAQDTTAYGKEFSGEPQLHNLLRRLRDGINDDVWFRLLYACPQHLTRQVLDIMASDERFCRYIDLPLQHISDPMLAVMGRVLNKKETIEILDLITTALPGTAIRTAFITGHPGETDAMFEELLDFINEGRFTHAGVFTYSPEPGTLSAQMHDAVSPEIKAERRNRLMEAQQKISAARCAARVGTTVEVMIDGAGEECNIARSQFEAPEVDGVIFLPQFEAVPGDRYDAVITAASDYDLAADPV; translated from the coding sequence ATGCCGAAAAACAAAAATCTATCACTCCATCATTCCAATATTCTAACCGTGTCTCTCATCAGTCTCGGCTGTGCAAAAAACACAGTGGATTCTGAGCTGATTCTCGGCCGTTTTGTTGAAAGCGGCTGGCTGATTGCTGAAGAGCCTGCGGATGCCGACATTTGTCTCGTAAACACCTGCGGATTTATACAGGACGCGCGCGCTGAAGCCGCCGGCGTTTTAAATGAAATGCGTGCCCTGAAAAATACAGGAAAACTGCGTGCGGTCGTCGCGCTCGGGTGTTTAGTCAAGCGCGCTGCTGATGCACCGGAGCTCGCCGGATTTCTCGCCGGAGCCGATGCGCAGGTTCCATTTTCCGGCTACAGCCGTCTGCCTGAATTCTGTGCCGAACTGCTTGGAAATGCCGGCGCCGGAATCCCGGCGGAAAGTTACAGCGAATTTCTTTTGCAGCCGCGTTTGCGAATCGGATCACCGCACACTGCGTATTTAAAAATTTCCGAAGGCTGTTCCAATCCGTGCCGGTTTTGCTCCATTCCGAAAATTCGCGGCCGGCAAATCAGCCGGCCGATGGACGACATTATGAACGAAGCACGGGCATTGATCGATGCCGGTGCAGTAGAGCTGAACTTCATTGCACAGGATACTACCGCATACGGCAAAGAGTTTTCCGGCGAACCGCAACTGCACAATTTATTGCGCCGGTTGCGTGATGGAATTAACGACGATGTATGGTTCCGTCTGCTGTACGCCTGTCCGCAGCATTTAACACGCCAGGTGCTCGACATCATGGCATCCGACGAACGCTTCTGCCGGTACATCGACCTGCCGCTGCAGCATATTTCCGATCCGATGCTCGCTGTGATGGGACGTGTACTCAACAAAAAAGAAACCATTGAAATACTCGATTTAATCACCACCGCATTGCCGGGTACTGCAATCCGCACCGCCTTCATCACTGGACATCCCGGTGAGACCGATGCCATGTTTGAAGAGCTGCTGGATTTTATCAATGAAGGGCGTTTTACACATGCCGGCGTTTTCACCTATTCGCCGGAACCCGGCACGCTGTCAGCCCAAATGCATGATGCCGTTTCGCCGGAAATCAAAGCCGAACGCCGGAACCGCTTAATGGAAGCGCAGCAGAAAATATCAGCAGCGCGCTGCGCCGCACGCGTCGGAACCACGGTGGAAGTCATGATCGACGGAGCAGGGGAGGAATGCAATATTGCCCGCTCACAGTTCGAAGCGCCGGAGGTTGACGGTGTCATTTTCCTGCCGCAATTCGAAGCGGTTCCGGGCGATCGCTATGATGCGGTTATCACTGCCGCCTCGGACTACGATCTCGCTGCTGACCCTGTCTAG
- a CDS encoding TrkH family potassium uptake protein, whose translation MNKRAVSHITAVVTLVIGLAMGVCGGLSLYWNDPANIPAGFFISAGITVCIALLLSFLTRGDFNLTRRDGFGIVTFGWIFAALFGALPYIVSGIIPEINEAVFETMSGFTTTGASVLPSAAPGYDTLESLPRGILFWRSLTQWFGGMGVLVLCVAILPFLGVGGMQIYRAEMPGPAKDRLTPRITTTAKLLWGVYFFITVMQALLLHFIAGLTWFDAVCHSFTTIATGGFSTRTDSIGAYASPSVDWIVTAFTFIAGINFALHYRALSGRPLSYFRDPECRFYFVFLFISGIFFAFNTLPLYAGNFAESLRAGFFQGTTIITTTGYSTANYDLWPSSSRMLLGIMMFTGACAGSTSGGVKLVRVFVILKKMLKEIRQFMRPQAVLQIKLGGRPVGDEVEANIAAFFGIYIGIFIVTSFLMTFFLPDLSSAITAVLTTLSNVGPGFGAVGPVHDYAGISLFGQIILTGCMLLGRLELYTVLVLFLPGFWKK comes from the coding sequence ATGAATAAGCGCGCAGTATCTCATATTACAGCCGTGGTAACGCTGGTGATCGGACTGGCGATGGGCGTGTGCGGCGGACTGTCACTTTACTGGAATGACCCGGCAAACATTCCCGCCGGTTTTTTCATCTCTGCCGGAATCACTGTGTGCATTGCGCTGCTGCTGTCCTTTTTAACGCGCGGCGATTTTAATCTGACGCGCCGCGACGGGTTTGGGATTGTCACGTTCGGCTGGATTTTTGCGGCGCTGTTCGGCGCGCTGCCGTACATTGTTTCCGGTATTATTCCGGAAATAAACGAAGCCGTTTTCGAAACGATGTCCGGCTTCACCACGACCGGTGCGTCCGTCCTGCCGTCCGCTGCGCCCGGTTATGACACACTCGAAAGTCTGCCGCGCGGAATTCTGTTCTGGCGCTCACTGACGCAATGGTTCGGCGGCATGGGTGTGCTCGTGCTGTGTGTTGCAATTCTGCCGTTTCTCGGCGTCGGCGGCATGCAGATTTACCGTGCCGAAATGCCGGGTCCGGCGAAAGACCGCTTAACACCGCGCATCACCACCACCGCCAAACTGCTGTGGGGTGTCTATTTTTTTATTACTGTGATGCAGGCGCTGTTGCTGCATTTTATCGCCGGACTGACGTGGTTCGACGCAGTCTGCCATTCATTCACCACTATCGCCACCGGCGGATTTTCAACGCGTACGGACAGCATCGGCGCCTATGCCAGCCCGTCCGTCGACTGGATTGTAACGGCATTTACTTTTATCGCCGGAATTAATTTTGCATTGCACTACCGTGCACTTTCCGGACGTCCACTGAGTTATTTCCGTGATCCGGAATGCCGGTTTTATTTTGTATTTCTGTTCATTTCCGGAATCTTTTTTGCATTCAATACACTGCCGCTGTATGCGGGAAATTTTGCAGAATCGCTGCGCGCCGGTTTTTTCCAGGGTACCACCATTATCACCACCACCGGTTATTCCACGGCGAATTATGATTTATGGCCCTCTTCTTCGCGCATGCTGCTCGGCATCATGATGTTTACCGGCGCGTGCGCCGGTTCAACATCCGGCGGCGTAAAACTGGTGCGCGTGTTTGTCATTCTTAAGAAAATGCTCAAAGAAATCAGACAGTTTATGCGCCCGCAGGCCGTATTGCAGATCAAACTCGGCGGACGTCCGGTGGGCGATGAAGTCGAAGCCAATATCGCGGCATTTTTCGGAATTTATATCGGTATTTTTATCGTCACCTCATTTCTGATGACATTTTTTCTGCCTGATCTCAGCAGCGCAATAACGGCAGTGCTGACAACACTCAGCAACGTCGGTCCCGGATTCGGCGCGGTTGGACCGGTGCATGACTACGCCGGCATTTCGCTCTTCGGGCAAATCATCCTCACCGGCTGCATGCTGCTCGGCCGGCTCGAACTTTATACCGTGCTCGTTCTGTTTCTGCCGGGATTCTGGAAAAAGTAA
- a CDS encoding four helix bundle protein, translated as MKIERFEDIEDWKLGRQLANLIYGFTANKPFAMDYGLRDQIQRASGSVMHNIAEGFDSGLNPEFVRFLSYAKRSCTEVQSGLYLAVDRNYIAQNQFNSAYQLAEKAKATIGGFIRYLKTHPKP; from the coding sequence ATGAAGATCGAACGGTTTGAAGATATCGAAGATTGGAAACTGGGCAGGCAACTGGCAAATTTAATTTACGGGTTTACGGCGAATAAACCATTCGCAATGGATTATGGATTGCGGGATCAGATTCAACGGGCATCCGGTTCTGTGATGCATAATATTGCCGAAGGATTTGATTCCGGTTTGAATCCTGAATTTGTAAGATTCTTAAGTTATGCCAAACGATCCTGCACTGAAGTGCAAAGTGGGCTTTATCTCGCGGTGGACCGGAATTATATTGCACAGAACCAATTTAACTCAGCATATCAATTGGCAGAAAAAGCGAAGGCCACAATTGGCGGTTTTATCCGGTATTTAAAAACTCATCCAAAACCCTGA
- a CDS encoding NYN domain-containing protein, translated as MNYEHIIIDGYNLMYQDQDARHRRDNLMTARQFIVRKIEKLTGGMAGKITVVFDGRESGVDASLTSAQIEVLFSPANRTADGVIEQMVHDAEMPENILVVTSDWVEQRLVSVFGATVISCREFLLRYETAEPLKKSFGAKSRNGQHGQSLGDFFPES; from the coding sequence ATGAACTATGAACATATTATCATCGATGGCTACAACCTGATGTATCAGGATCAGGATGCGCGTCACCGGCGGGACAATCTGATGACAGCGCGCCAGTTCATTGTGCGGAAAATTGAAAAACTTACCGGCGGGATGGCGGGGAAAATTACGGTGGTATTTGACGGACGCGAAAGCGGAGTGGATGCCTCGCTAACGTCGGCACAAATAGAAGTGCTCTTCTCGCCGGCGAACCGCACCGCCGACGGTGTGATCGAACAGATGGTACACGATGCTGAAATGCCGGAAAATATCCTGGTGGTGACGTCGGACTGGGTCGAACAGCGGCTGGTGTCGGTTTTCGGTGCCACGGTAATTTCGTGCCGGGAATTTCTGTTGAGATACGAAACGGCGGAGCCGTTGAAAAAAAGTTTCGGCGCGAAAAGTCGAAACGGGCAGCATGGACAAAGCCTGGGAGACTTCTTTCCGGAAAGCTGA
- the trkA gene encoding Trk system potassium transporter TrkA, with protein MRVLIIGAGNAGQQLAERLVAEKHDVVMIDPDPKVLALVEARLDVLTVAGSGSSPRILSEAQLEKSDLIISVTDSDEVNILTCLCAHAAGVPRKVARVSSPEYIYANGTYDLRAMGIDLIINQKQECALEIFNMLQMPGAQEAFRLFDGKVMVAGFPVSVISPLYGRTPAECERLDLIQSIRMIAIRRGDKLVVPHGDTVFQKNDRLYLVGKPADVAAFFEWVSADLKPFEKVVIAGGGDIGLMLAELLETKTDCVVIEKNEERAKYCSSVLKKALVLRGDALTDSTMEEAGLTEHTAFVALTGDDEDNIMGCLVMQKRGAAFTVTQITRTDYVPVIEQLYLVNRVVSPYISMTNAILHYLRSHKVRAASLLHNLPGELLDATLNEKSRLAGKKIKEVKFPRESIIATVMRAGEVLTATGDLELAAGDRVLIFSHPDAVKKIEAIFLK; from the coding sequence ATGCGCGTTTTAATCATAGGTGCGGGTAATGCGGGGCAGCAGCTGGCGGAACGGCTGGTTGCTGAGAAACATGACGTCGTGATGATCGACCCGGATCCCAAGGTGCTGGCGCTGGTGGAAGCGCGGCTGGATGTACTGACCGTGGCAGGATCAGGTTCCAGTCCGCGCATACTGTCGGAAGCGCAGCTTGAAAAATCGGATTTGATTATTTCGGTGACCGACAGCGATGAGGTGAATATTCTGACCTGCCTCTGCGCACATGCCGCCGGTGTTCCGCGCAAAGTTGCGCGCGTATCAAGTCCGGAATATATTTATGCAAACGGAACCTATGATTTACGTGCGATGGGCATTGATCTGATAATTAACCAGAAACAGGAATGCGCACTGGAAATTTTTAATATGCTGCAAATGCCGGGCGCACAGGAGGCGTTCCGGCTGTTTGACGGCAAGGTGATGGTCGCCGGTTTTCCGGTCAGTGTAATCAGTCCGCTGTACGGTCGTACACCGGCAGAGTGCGAGCGGCTTGATTTGATTCAAAGCATTCGCATGATCGCAATCCGGCGCGGCGATAAGCTCGTTGTGCCGCACGGTGACACAGTGTTTCAGAAAAACGACCGGCTCTATCTCGTTGGGAAACCGGCGGACGTCGCCGCATTTTTTGAGTGGGTTTCTGCGGATTTAAAACCGTTTGAAAAAGTTGTTATCGCCGGCGGCGGCGATATTGGACTGATGCTGGCTGAACTGCTTGAAACGAAAACCGATTGCGTGGTGATCGAGAAGAATGAAGAGCGTGCAAAATACTGTTCCTCTGTATTAAAAAAAGCGCTGGTGCTGCGCGGTGATGCGCTGACGGACAGTACGATGGAAGAGGCGGGACTGACGGAACATACCGCGTTTGTGGCGCTGACCGGCGATGATGAAGATAATATTATGGGCTGCCTGGTGATGCAAAAGCGCGGTGCGGCATTCACCGTAACGCAGATTACACGTACCGATTATGTGCCGGTGATTGAACAGCTTTATCTCGTAAACCGCGTAGTCAGCCCGTACATTTCCATGACGAATGCAATTCTGCATTATCTGCGTTCTCATAAGGTCCGGGCGGCATCGCTGCTGCACAACCTGCCGGGTGAGCTGCTGGATGCAACGCTGAATGAAAAAAGCAGACTGGCCGGGAAAAAAATTAAAGAGGTAAAATTTCCGCGCGAATCTATTATTGCCACCGTGATGCGCGCCGGCGAAGTGCTGACGGCGACCGGCGATCTGGAGTTAGCCGCCGGCGATCGCGTGCTGATTTTTTCGCATCCGGACGCTGTGAAGAAAATTGAGGCGATATTTTTGAAGTAG